From a region of the Gammaproteobacteria bacterium genome:
- a CDS encoding type II toxin-antitoxin system VapC family toxin, whose translation MLDTNAISALARQPQGSVAMRIRELGEDTICTSIIVACELRFGLLKRGSPRLSERVEAILDVLSVLPLEPPGDVDYAAIRHALETAGTPVGPNDLLIAAQARSLGLTVVTDNIREFSRVPGLSVESWDTPNSA comes from the coding sequence TTGCTGGACACCAACGCCATTTCGGCATTGGCCCGACAACCGCAGGGGTCCGTTGCCATGCGAATTCGCGAACTGGGCGAGGACACGATCTGCACCAGCATTATCGTCGCCTGCGAACTGCGTTTCGGTTTGCTGAAGCGCGGCTCCCCGCGTTTGTCCGAGCGCGTTGAAGCCATTCTCGACGTGTTGTCGGTTTTGCCGTTAGAACCGCCGGGCGATGTGGACTATGCCGCGATCCGGCATGCGCTCGAAACGGCCGGCACTCCCGTTGGCCCCAATGATCTGCTCATTGCCGCTCAGGCCCGTTCGCTCGGCTTGACCGTTGTGACTGACAATATCCGTGAGTTTTCACGTGTGCCTGGACTGAGCGTGGAGTCGTGGGACACACCGAATAGTGCTTAA
- a CDS encoding DsbA family oxidoreductase gives MTQPLKIDFVSDVSCPWYAIGLASLERALDSLAPELTADLRFQPFELNPQMGAEGEDIAEHLTRKYGSTPQQQAQIRETIHQRGAEVGFTFTPGGRGRIWNTFDAHRLLYWAEQEGAPQQHALKNALLEAYHGRAESPADHEVLLRAAAQAGLDEPRARVVLAGGEFASEVREREAYFTSNGIHSVPAVIINGKHLISGGQPAEVFERALRQIADAG, from the coding sequence ATGACTCAGCCTCTCAAAATCGATTTTGTTTCCGACGTTTCCTGCCCCTGGTACGCCATCGGTTTGGCCTCGCTGGAACGAGCCTTGGATTCGCTGGCACCGGAGCTGACGGCGGACTTGCGCTTTCAGCCGTTCGAGTTGAATCCGCAGATGGGCGCCGAGGGCGAAGACATTGCCGAGCACCTCACGCGCAAGTACGGCTCCACACCGCAGCAACAGGCGCAGATCCGTGAAACGATCCACCAACGCGGCGCCGAAGTGGGGTTCACGTTCACGCCCGGCGGGCGTGGCCGGATCTGGAACACGTTCGACGCGCACCGTCTGCTGTACTGGGCCGAGCAGGAAGGCGCGCCCCAGCAGCATGCCCTGAAGAATGCGCTGCTGGAGGCCTACCACGGCCGTGCCGAAAGCCCGGCGGACCATGAGGTGCTGCTGCGCGCTGCGGCTCAAGCAGGGCTGGATGAACCCAGAGCCCGGGTGGTGCTGGCCGGAGGCGAATTCGCCAGCGAAGTGCGAGAGCGCGAGGCGTACTTCACCTCAAACGGCATCCATTCGGTTCCGGCCGTCATCATCAACGGCAAGCACCTGATTTCCGGCGGCCAGCCCGCCGAAGTGTTTGAGCGGGCCTTGCGACAAATTGCCGACGCGGGCTGA
- a CDS encoding AbrB/MazE/SpoVT family DNA-binding domain-containing protein yields METERHVRLFRNGRNQAVRIPREYELPGDEAILRREGDHLILEPLRPAQGLLAVLAAMPPLDDEFPDIDTDLRALDDPAL; encoded by the coding sequence ATGGAAACCGAACGTCATGTAAGGCTGTTTCGCAATGGTCGCAATCAGGCAGTCCGAATTCCGCGGGAGTATGAGCTACCCGGCGATGAAGCGATCCTCCGTCGCGAGGGTGATCATCTGATTCTGGAACCGCTACGCCCCGCACAAGGGCTGCTGGCGGTACTGGCCGCGATGCCCCCCCTGGACGATGAGTTTCCGGACATCGATACGGACCTTCGAGCGCTCGACGACCCCGCGCTGTGA